Proteins encoded together in one Candidatus Methylomirabilota bacterium window:
- a CDS encoding class II aldolase/adducin family protein, with translation MTPSALDIPSLQGKVSPEEWAVRVDLAAAYRLVSRYGWEDLVFTHISARVPGTEDQFLINPYGLFFDEITASSLVKIDQQGRKLEDTPFTVNAAGFIIHSAIHGARHDAKCVLHTHTPNGVAVSTQRAGLLPISQHSLFVLNSVGYHDFEGPALDEDEKPRLVADLGDNRCLILRNHGLLTVGETVADAFVNMYYLEASCQIQVRAQSGGGELINVPKEVMDKGYANAAANQRKNGGQGKLVWPGLLRRLDRTDPSFRN, from the coding sequence ATGACTCCCAGCGCGCTCGATATTCCGTCGCTTCAGGGCAAGGTCTCTCCGGAGGAGTGGGCGGTTCGCGTGGACCTGGCCGCCGCCTACCGGCTGGTCTCCCGCTACGGCTGGGAGGACCTGGTCTTCACCCACATCTCGGCCCGGGTGCCCGGCACCGAGGACCAGTTCCTGATCAACCCGTACGGCTTGTTCTTCGACGAGATCACCGCGTCGAGCCTCGTGAAGATCGACCAGCAGGGCCGAAAGCTCGAGGACACCCCGTTCACCGTCAACGCGGCCGGCTTCATCATCCACAGCGCGATCCACGGGGCCCGGCACGACGCCAAGTGCGTGCTGCATACCCACACCCCGAACGGGGTCGCGGTCTCCACCCAGCGCGCCGGCCTGCTGCCGATCTCGCAGCACTCGCTCTTCGTGCTCAATAGCGTCGGCTACCACGATTTCGAGGGCCCCGCGCTCGACGAGGACGAGAAGCCGCGCCTGGTCGCCGATCTGGGCGACAACCGCTGCCTGATCCTCCGCAACCACGGCTTACTGACGGTGGGCGAGACGGTCGCGGACGCCTTCGTGAACATGTACTACCTGGAGGCCTCCTGCCAGATCCAGGTGCGCGCCCAGTCGGGCGGCGGCGAGCTGATCAACGTGCCCAAGGAGGTCATGGACAAGGGCTACGCCAACGCGGCCGCCAACCAGCGCAAGAATGGCGGCCAGGGCAAGCTCGTCTGGCCGGGGCTGCTGCGCCGGCTGGATCGCACCGACCCGTCGTTCCGGAACTGA
- a CDS encoding amidohydrolase family protein has protein sequence MLERLISGDNHIDLTYCPPDLWSSQAPSKWKLLVPRVEELEDGCHWFVEAQDKGMWNGVGPGFLKRTPGSFARIDEMAACGFEWDHRAGARPRPTTPELRLADLDRDGLDAEVVYGCLMINDMIASGDRRAWANAIYNDWAADFARKSDPNRIFPLAIVPSNDPQVAAAEVRRCAKMGLRGGDLGFKSMSIPLYQHEWYPLWEAAAECHFPIAFHSTGFKALRAPDSPAMEQQYMLQWRLVRSSLFQLDTMEVLVSLITSGACEKYPDFKFVLGESGVTWLPYVFDRFDTEYEDRARGLGFSMKPSDYFRRQGYVTYQQDQYLEPIIPLIGEDNIIWGADYPHPDCVWPDSRRHLEKNLGNLPERVQRKITYDNVVKLYNLR, from the coding sequence ATGCTCGAGCGGCTGATCTCCGGCGACAACCACATCGACCTCACCTACTGTCCCCCCGACCTCTGGTCGTCGCAGGCGCCGTCGAAGTGGAAGCTGCTGGTGCCGCGGGTCGAGGAGCTGGAGGACGGCTGCCACTGGTTCGTGGAGGCGCAGGACAAGGGCATGTGGAACGGCGTCGGGCCCGGCTTCCTCAAGCGCACGCCGGGCTCCTTCGCCCGCATCGACGAGATGGCCGCCTGCGGCTTCGAGTGGGACCACCGGGCCGGCGCCCGGCCCCGGCCCACCACTCCCGAGCTGCGGCTGGCCGATCTCGATCGCGACGGCCTCGACGCCGAGGTGGTCTACGGCTGTCTGATGATCAACGACATGATCGCCAGCGGCGACCGCCGCGCGTGGGCCAACGCGATCTACAACGACTGGGCCGCCGACTTCGCCAGGAAGTCGGATCCCAACCGCATCTTCCCGCTCGCCATCGTGCCCAGCAACGACCCGCAGGTGGCCGCGGCCGAGGTGCGGCGCTGCGCCAAGATGGGGTTGCGGGGCGGCGATCTCGGCTTCAAGTCCATGAGCATCCCGCTCTACCAGCACGAGTGGTATCCGCTCTGGGAGGCCGCCGCCGAGTGCCACTTCCCGATCGCGTTCCACTCGACCGGCTTCAAGGCCCTGCGCGCCCCCGACTCGCCCGCGATGGAGCAGCAGTACATGCTGCAGTGGCGCCTGGTGCGCTCCTCGCTCTTCCAGCTGGACACCATGGAGGTGCTGGTCTCGCTGATCACCTCCGGGGCCTGTGAGAAGTACCCCGACTTCAAGTTCGTGCTCGGCGAGTCGGGCGTGACGTGGCTGCCCTACGTGTTCGACCGCTTCGACACCGAGTACGAGGACCGCGCCCGCGGTCTCGGCTTCTCGATGAAGCCCAGCGACTACTTCCGGCGCCAGGGTTACGTGACCTATCAACAGGATCAGTACCTGGAGCCGATCATCCCGCTCATCGGCGAGGACAACATCATCTGGGGCGCGGACTACCCGCACCCCGACTGCGTGTGGCCGGACTCGCGGCGGCACCTCGAGAAGAACCTCGGCAACCTGCCCGAGCGCGTGCAGCGCAAGATCACCTACGACAACGTGGTCAAGCTCTACAATCTCCGCTGA
- a CDS encoding amidohydrolase family protein, whose protein sequence is MTSRLITGVRILDGTGREPFAGSVRIEGDRIAEVSPTPLAARPGEPAIDGRGATLMPGLVEPHAHLSFADVSSHDLTRLPVEEHVLATVRNARTMLDAGYTSALSAAAAKPRLDVVVKREIEAGRIPGPRLLANGPEITVTGGLGDTNLLHLPHHETPTFCWIVDGPDAMRRACRLLAREGVDLLKLNLSGDLGTSAWSSELTPMTAAEVEAAMEVARSRGLRVCAHCRSGDAVRMAVRHGVEIIYHANYCDEAALDALEAARGRVFVAPALGITYTLSQASGQWGVTPARAREFERELAASVESIARMRARGIRVLPGGDYGFPFSPHGTYARDLWLFVKVLGFSPMETLVAATRQGGEIMGLPGELGVVRPGALADLLLVDGDPLADIAILQDPSAIRMIMKNGNLHRAP, encoded by the coding sequence ATGACGAGCCGACTGATCACCGGCGTGCGGATCCTGGACGGGACGGGCCGCGAACCCTTCGCGGGCTCGGTGCGCATCGAGGGCGACCGGATCGCGGAGGTCTCGCCGACACCGCTGGCCGCGCGACCGGGAGAGCCGGCCATCGACGGACGGGGGGCGACCCTCATGCCCGGCCTCGTGGAGCCTCACGCCCATCTGAGCTTCGCCGACGTGAGCAGCCACGATCTCACGCGCCTGCCCGTGGAGGAGCACGTGCTCGCCACCGTCCGCAACGCGCGCACGATGCTCGACGCCGGCTACACCAGCGCGCTCTCCGCCGCCGCGGCCAAGCCGCGCCTGGACGTGGTGGTCAAGCGCGAGATCGAGGCCGGCCGCATTCCCGGCCCGCGGCTGCTCGCCAACGGCCCCGAGATCACGGTCACCGGCGGCCTCGGCGACACCAACCTGCTCCACCTGCCGCACCACGAGACACCCACGTTCTGCTGGATCGTGGACGGGCCCGACGCCATGCGCCGGGCGTGCCGCCTGCTCGCGCGCGAGGGCGTGGACCTGCTCAAGCTCAACCTCTCCGGCGATCTGGGCACCTCCGCGTGGTCGTCGGAGCTGACCCCGATGACGGCAGCCGAAGTCGAGGCGGCGATGGAGGTGGCCCGGTCCCGCGGGCTCCGGGTCTGCGCCCACTGCCGCAGCGGCGACGCCGTGCGGATGGCGGTCCGGCACGGCGTCGAGATCATCTACCACGCGAACTACTGCGACGAGGCCGCGCTGGACGCCCTGGAAGCCGCGCGCGGCCGCGTCTTCGTAGCCCCGGCGCTCGGCATCACCTACACGCTCAGCCAGGCCAGCGGCCAGTGGGGCGTGACGCCGGCGCGCGCGCGGGAGTTCGAGCGGGAGCTGGCCGCGTCGGTGGAGAGCATCGCCCGGATGCGCGCACGCGGCATCCGCGTCCTGCCCGGCGGCGACTACGGATTCCCGTTCAGCCCGCACGGCACGTACGCCCGCGATCTCTGGCTGTTCGTCAAGGTCCTCGGCTTCTCGCCGATGGAGACGCTCGTGGCGGCCACCCGGCAGGGCGGCGAGATCATGGGCCTGCCGGGGGAGCTGGGCGTGGTGCGGCCGGGCGCGCTCGCCGACCTGCTCCTGGTCGACGGCGACCCCCTCGCCGACATCGCCATCCTGCAGGACCCCAGCGCGATCCGGATGATCATGAAGAACGGTAACTTGCACCGCGCCCCCTGA
- a CDS encoding proteasome activator, with translation MPIRSSDHEPEPTPAPEPEPQQLPMMLPPAQGPAVEQPAKLIRIAAMIRELLQDVRQSTPDEAGRKRLRDIYGRAVAALKEGVSKELQDELETLVLPLGDSPSESEIRLAQAQLVGWLEGLFQGIQAALWTQHMQARAEIEEMRRHRGLPPGPGGDIVPRDPGQYL, from the coding sequence ATGCCGATCCGCTCGTCCGATCACGAGCCGGAGCCGACGCCCGCGCCGGAGCCGGAGCCGCAGCAGCTGCCGATGATGCTGCCGCCGGCCCAGGGGCCGGCGGTCGAGCAGCCGGCCAAGCTGATCCGCATCGCCGCCATGATCCGCGAGCTGCTGCAGGACGTCCGGCAGTCCACCCCCGACGAGGCCGGGCGCAAGCGTCTGCGCGACATCTACGGGCGCGCGGTGGCCGCGCTGAAGGAAGGCGTGTCGAAGGAGCTGCAGGACGAGCTGGAGACGCTGGTGCTCCCGCTGGGCGACAGCCCGAGCGAATCGGAGATCCGGCTCGCCCAGGCGCAGCTGGTGGGCTGGCTCGAGGGACTGTTCCAGGGCATCCAGGCCGCGCTCTGGACCCAGCACATGCAGGCCCGCGCCGAGATCGAGGAGATGCGGCGCCATCGCGGCCTGCCCCCCGGGCCGGGCGGCGATATCGTCCCGCGCGATCCCGGTCAGTATCTCTAG
- a CDS encoding rhodanese-like domain-containing protein, translated as MKASRKGYKQMVDEAKSRITSITPEEAKGRLGRDEVVFVDLRDVRELEREGMVPGAFHCPRGMLEFWIDPDSPYHKDIFAGDKQFVFYCNGAWRSALAADVAQQMGLENVVEMEGGFTEWKKKGLPVAERPTRKA; from the coding sequence ATGAAGGCGTCGCGCAAGGGATACAAGCAGATGGTGGACGAGGCGAAGTCCCGCATCACGTCGATCACTCCGGAGGAGGCCAAGGGGCGGCTCGGCCGCGACGAGGTGGTCTTCGTCGACCTGCGGGACGTCCGCGAGCTGGAGCGGGAGGGCATGGTGCCGGGTGCCTTCCACTGCCCGCGCGGGATGCTCGAGTTCTGGATCGACCCCGACAGCCCCTATCACAAGGACATCTTCGCGGGCGACAAGCAATTCGTCTTCTACTGCAACGGGGCGTGGCGCTCCGCCCTGGCCGCCGATGTGGCCCAGCAGATGGGCCTCGAGAACGTGGTGGAGATGGAAGGCGGCTTCACCGAGTGGAAGAAGAAGGGCTTGCCGGTGGCCGAGCGGCCCACCCGGAAGGCGTAG
- a CDS encoding ABC transporter ATP-binding protein encodes MLAVRDLHAYYGKSHILQGVNLEVRAGEIVSLLGRNGVGRSTTCKAIMGLVEPVGEVLWKGKSLAGLRPDQIAHAGIGYVPEDRQVFPTLTVRQNLELGLKRAGRFGRWSFDDMFALFPHLRERQSNLAGVLSGGEQQMLAMGRTLMGDPELAIIDEPTEGLAPMLVAQVGRFLDEIARRGVSILLVEQKLTIALTISHRVYVMGHGRIVFGGTPAALAANEAVRKENLEV; translated from the coding sequence ATGCTGGCGGTTCGCGATCTCCACGCGTACTACGGCAAGAGCCACATCCTCCAGGGCGTGAACCTGGAGGTGCGCGCGGGCGAGATCGTGAGCCTGCTCGGCCGCAACGGCGTCGGCCGCTCCACCACCTGCAAGGCGATCATGGGGCTGGTCGAGCCGGTCGGCGAGGTGCTGTGGAAGGGCAAGAGCCTGGCCGGGCTGCGCCCCGATCAGATCGCGCACGCCGGGATCGGCTACGTGCCGGAGGACCGCCAGGTCTTCCCCACCCTCACCGTTCGGCAAAACCTCGAGCTGGGCCTCAAGCGCGCGGGACGATTCGGCCGCTGGTCGTTCGACGACATGTTCGCGCTGTTCCCCCACCTCCGGGAGCGGCAGTCCAACCTGGCCGGCGTGCTGTCGGGGGGTGAGCAGCAGATGCTGGCGATGGGGCGCACCCTCATGGGCGATCCCGAGCTGGCCATCATCGACGAGCCCACCGAGGGATTGGCCCCGATGCTGGTGGCCCAGGTGGGCCGCTTCCTCGACGAGATCGCCCGTCGGGGCGTGTCCATCCTCCTGGTCGAGCAGAAGCTCACCATCGCGCTCACGATCTCGCACCGCGTGTACGTGATGGGTCACGGGCGTATCGTGTTCGGAGGCACGCCCGCGGCCCTGGCCGCCAACGAGGCGGTGCGGAAGGAAAACCTGGAAGTCTGA
- a CDS encoding ABC transporter ATP-binding protein encodes MTAPALRLTDVHKSFGPTAVIMGVSLDVARGTRHAIIGPNGAGKTTLFNLISGRFPVSSGTIELSGRRIDSLEPHRINRLGLSRSFQVTSIFARMTVFENIRCGLLWSRGYRYSFWHLLGGERALNEHAARLLADVNLESRRDVPAGLLSYAEQRALEIGITIAGGADTILLDEPTAGMSRSEADHAVALIRRVTAGKTLVMVEHDMSVVFDLADVVTVLVYGQVIASGPPAEIRASRAVQDAYLGAPAEIA; translated from the coding sequence GTGACCGCGCCCGCGCTGCGGCTCACCGACGTGCACAAGAGCTTCGGCCCGACCGCGGTCATCATGGGGGTGAGCCTCGACGTGGCGCGCGGCACGCGCCACGCCATCATCGGCCCCAATGGGGCGGGCAAGACCACGCTGTTCAACCTGATCAGCGGGCGGTTCCCGGTGTCCTCGGGCACGATCGAGCTGAGCGGGCGGCGCATCGACTCACTCGAGCCGCACCGGATCAACCGGCTCGGCCTCTCCCGCAGCTTCCAGGTGACGTCGATCTTCGCGCGCATGACCGTCTTCGAGAACATCCGCTGCGGGCTCCTGTGGTCGCGCGGCTACCGCTACTCGTTCTGGCACCTGCTGGGCGGCGAGCGCGCGCTGAACGAGCACGCGGCCCGCCTGCTCGCCGACGTGAACCTCGAATCGCGGCGCGACGTGCCGGCCGGGCTCCTCTCCTACGCCGAGCAGCGCGCGCTCGAGATCGGCATCACCATCGCGGGCGGCGCCGACACCATCCTGCTCGACGAGCCCACCGCGGGCATGAGCCGGAGCGAGGCCGACCACGCGGTCGCCCTGATCCGCCGGGTCACCGCGGGCAAGACGCTCGTCATGGTCGAGCACGACATGAGCGTGGTGTTCGACCTCGCCGACGTGGTCACGGTGCTGGTCTACGGACAGGTCATCGCCTCCGGCCCGCCCGCCGAGATCCGGGCCAGCCGCGCGGTGCAGGACGCGTATCTGGGCGCGCCCGCGGAGATCGCTTGA
- a CDS encoding branched-chain amino acid ABC transporter permease codes for MSEPLAHPAARPIAAERPAGRLARQWPWLLTLAVAVLVPWLFYNWAAGRHSGFMVAMLSQMGIMIIFALSYNMQMGQAGLLSFGHAVFLGLGGYVTAHTLTAARSGPLWLPLEITPLVGGLGGLAFAIGLGYFATKQRATAFAMITLGIGELVTACALMFQTFFGGEGGVSTNRMIGHSLFGLAYAAPIQVYYLIVAWTAIAVALMLLLTRTPVGRMANACRDNFERAQFVGYDPRMVRFVQFSLSGFFAGIAGALYTLTYEIVTYDTVGGAMSANALLMTYIGGVGAFGGPVIGAVLIVLLQSWVSLLSNSWLVYAGVLFILMVTFAPGGIAGLVLMHQPIARAGRLGRLAGPYLRLIGPGLLVAVGFVLAVELCSFLTIGAAQGKTLALAGVTVDPRHWGPWLTVLVLLAGGGWWLRHAARSFGRAWTAVTEEIKAGESRP; via the coding sequence ATGAGCGAGCCGCTCGCCCACCCCGCGGCCCGTCCGATCGCCGCGGAGCGGCCGGCCGGGCGGCTGGCCCGGCAGTGGCCGTGGCTGCTCACCCTCGCGGTGGCGGTGCTGGTGCCGTGGCTCTTCTACAACTGGGCGGCGGGACGCCACTCCGGGTTCATGGTCGCGATGCTCAGCCAGATGGGCATCATGATCATCTTCGCGCTCAGCTACAACATGCAGATGGGCCAGGCCGGGCTCCTCTCGTTCGGCCACGCGGTCTTTCTCGGCCTCGGCGGCTACGTCACCGCCCACACCCTCACCGCGGCCCGGAGCGGCCCGCTCTGGCTGCCGCTGGAGATCACCCCGCTGGTCGGCGGGCTCGGCGGGCTCGCCTTCGCCATCGGGCTGGGCTACTTCGCGACCAAGCAGCGCGCCACCGCGTTCGCCATGATCACGCTCGGCATCGGCGAGCTGGTCACCGCGTGCGCGCTCATGTTCCAGACCTTCTTCGGGGGCGAGGGCGGCGTCAGCACCAACCGCATGATCGGCCACAGCCTCTTCGGTCTCGCCTATGCCGCCCCGATCCAGGTCTACTACCTGATCGTGGCGTGGACCGCGATCGCGGTGGCCCTGATGCTCCTGCTCACGCGCACCCCGGTCGGGCGCATGGCCAATGCGTGCCGGGACAACTTCGAGCGCGCCCAGTTCGTGGGCTACGACCCGCGCATGGTGCGCTTCGTCCAGTTCTCCCTCTCCGGCTTCTTCGCGGGCATCGCGGGGGCGCTGTACACGCTGACCTACGAGATCGTGACGTACGACACGGTGGGCGGGGCCATGTCCGCCAACGCGCTGCTCATGACCTACATCGGCGGCGTCGGCGCCTTCGGGGGGCCGGTGATCGGCGCGGTGCTGATCGTGCTGCTCCAGAGCTGGGTGAGCCTGCTCTCCAACTCGTGGCTGGTCTACGCGGGCGTGCTCTTCATCCTGATGGTCACCTTCGCGCCGGGCGGCATCGCCGGCCTCGTGCTCATGCACCAGCCGATCGCGCGCGCCGGGCGGCTCGGCCGGCTCGCCGGGCCGTACCTGCGCCTCATCGGCCCGGGCCTGCTGGTCGCGGTCGGCTTCGTGCTGGCGGTGGAGCTGTGCTCGTTCCTCACCATCGGCGCCGCGCAGGGCAAGACCCTCGCCCTGGCCGGCGTCACCGTCGATCCGCGCCACTGGGGCCCGTGGCTGACCGTCCTGGTCCTGCTCGCGGGCGGCGGCTGGTGGCTGCGGCACGCGGCGCGGAGCTTCGGCCGCGCCTGGACCGCGGTCACCGAGGAGATCAAGGCCGGGGAGAGCCGGCCGTGA
- a CDS encoding branched-chain amino acid ABC transporter permease, with the protein MEVLIVSLLNGLVYGMLLFMLASGLTLIFSMMGVLNFAHASMYMLGAYFAYSISRITGFWPALVLAPVLCGLLGAIIEMYALRRVHKNGHIAELLFTFGLAFIIEKGVQMAWGLLPVPYRVPAVLDHPLFRIYGSNFHAYRGFMLLISALMFVAIWLLLTRTRIGLVIQAALTHPDMVGALGHNVPRVFTIVFAGGSALAGLAGVIGGNFLVTEPSMAITMGPIVFVVVVFGGLGSLAGCFIASLIMGLVQTFAVVLDVSFADLLARVGLHVTAATPLAEFLTIPLPRVGALLPYLMLILVLLVKPRGLMGTRDT; encoded by the coding sequence ATGGAAGTCCTGATCGTCTCGCTGCTCAACGGCCTCGTCTACGGCATGTTGCTGTTCATGCTGGCGAGCGGCCTCACCCTGATCTTCTCGATGATGGGCGTGCTCAACTTCGCCCACGCCAGCATGTACATGCTGGGCGCCTACTTCGCGTACTCGATCAGCCGGATCACCGGGTTCTGGCCCGCCCTGGTCCTCGCCCCCGTCCTGTGCGGCCTGCTCGGCGCGATCATCGAGATGTACGCGCTACGGCGCGTGCACAAGAACGGCCACATCGCGGAATTGCTCTTCACCTTCGGGCTGGCCTTCATCATCGAGAAGGGCGTGCAGATGGCGTGGGGCCTGCTGCCGGTGCCGTACCGGGTGCCCGCGGTGCTGGACCACCCGCTGTTCCGCATCTACGGCTCGAACTTCCACGCCTACCGCGGATTCATGCTCTTGATCTCGGCCCTGATGTTCGTGGCCATCTGGCTGCTGCTCACCCGCACCCGCATCGGCCTCGTCATCCAGGCCGCGCTCACCCATCCCGACATGGTCGGCGCCCTCGGGCACAACGTGCCGCGCGTGTTCACCATCGTGTTCGCGGGCGGCTCGGCCCTGGCCGGGCTGGCCGGGGTCATCGGCGGCAACTTCCTGGTGACCGAGCCGTCCATGGCCATCACCATGGGCCCGATCGTCTTCGTGGTGGTGGTGTTCGGCGGCCTGGGTTCCCTCGCCGGCTGCTTCATCGCCTCGCTGATCATGGGGCTCGTGCAGACCTTCGCGGTGGTGCTGGACGTGTCGTTCGCGGATCTGCTCGCGCGCGTCGGACTGCACGTGACCGCGGCCACCCCACTCGCCGAGTTCCTGACGATCCCGCTGCCCCGCGTGGGCGCGCTGCTGCCCTATCTCATGCTCATCCTCGTGCTGCTGGTGAAGCCGCGCGGGCTCATGGGCACGCGCGACACATGA
- a CDS encoding branched-chain amino acid ABC transporter substrate-binding protein: MLDRLDRILSSLLALALVLSAAPADAQGTIKIMYTDPLSGPFAQVGDQNLQQFKYIIDYINGRGGALGRKFELVSFDNKSQPSEALLALKAATDQNIPVIMQCSGSNIAAALIEGVDKHNERNPTNRIVYVNCGAVATELTNEKCSYWHFRMDAHVGMKAETMVRALPKDVTRVYLLNQDYLFGQSVQRDVKTFLGKLRPDVKVVGDELIPLGKVKDFSPYITKIKASGAQALLTGNWGPDMTLLIKAGMDAGLDIRYYTMYAHLGGGATAIGPAGNGKVRSVMPFHENIAVETGKADTEGWTRQFRSQHDFDFYAAGFRTIFEFLQAAMNKAGSADPVKFAAAMEGLTITDMLGHQVTMRKADHQILSEYFVGVFTKGVKYDSEKTGLGWKTETTVLPKDLDQPNTCNMKRPTS; encoded by the coding sequence ATGCTCGACCGGCTCGATCGCATCCTCTCGTCGCTCCTGGCTCTCGCCCTCGTGCTCTCGGCCGCGCCGGCCGACGCGCAGGGCACGATTAAGATCATGTACACCGATCCCCTCTCGGGTCCGTTCGCCCAGGTGGGCGACCAGAACCTGCAGCAGTTCAAGTACATCATCGACTACATCAACGGGCGCGGCGGCGCGCTCGGCCGGAAGTTCGAGCTGGTCTCCTTCGACAACAAGTCGCAGCCCTCGGAAGCCCTGCTGGCGCTCAAGGCGGCGACCGACCAGAACATCCCGGTGATCATGCAGTGCTCGGGCTCCAACATCGCGGCCGCCCTCATCGAGGGGGTGGACAAGCACAACGAGCGGAACCCGACCAACCGCATCGTCTACGTCAACTGCGGGGCGGTGGCCACCGAGCTGACCAACGAGAAGTGCAGCTACTGGCACTTCCGCATGGACGCGCACGTGGGGATGAAGGCCGAGACCATGGTGCGGGCCCTCCCCAAGGACGTGACCCGGGTCTACCTGCTCAACCAGGACTACCTCTTCGGCCAGTCGGTGCAGCGGGACGTGAAGACCTTCCTCGGCAAGCTGAGGCCCGACGTGAAGGTGGTCGGTGACGAGCTGATCCCCCTCGGCAAGGTGAAGGACTTCTCGCCGTACATCACCAAGATCAAGGCCTCCGGGGCGCAGGCCCTGCTCACCGGCAACTGGGGACCGGACATGACGCTCCTGATCAAGGCGGGCATGGACGCGGGCCTCGACATCCGCTACTACACGATGTACGCCCATCTGGGCGGCGGCGCCACCGCGATCGGGCCCGCCGGCAACGGCAAGGTGCGCTCGGTCATGCCCTTCCACGAGAACATCGCGGTCGAGACCGGCAAGGCCGACACCGAGGGCTGGACCAGGCAGTTCCGCTCCCAGCACGACTTCGACTTCTACGCGGCCGGCTTCCGGACGATCTTCGAGTTCCTCCAGGCGGCCATGAACAAGGCCGGCTCGGCGGACCCGGTGAAGTTCGCGGCCGCGATGGAAGGCCTCACCATCACCGACATGCTCGGGCATCAGGTGACGATGCGGAAGGCCGACCACCAGATCCTGAGCGAGTACTTCGTGGGCGTGTTCACCAAGGGCGTGAAGTACGACTCCGAGAAGACCGGCCTCGGCTGGAAGACCGAGACCACGGTGCTGCCCAAGGACCTCGATCAGCCCAACACCTGCAACATGAAGCGGCCGACGTCGTAA
- a CDS encoding ATP-dependent DNA ligase, with protein MSLPLRPPYAPMEARVVDEIPTGPGWQYEPKWDGFRCLAFRDGDRIELQSKSGQPLARYFPEVVAHLRALSAHTFVLDGELVIPVDGHLSFDDLLQRIHPAASRIDRLSRERPAVLIVFDLLVDAAGRSLVDRPLRERRPRLEAFAAKHLAGRDGLRLSPATEDAAQARGWLDTAGPTLDGIVAKRVDLSYQTGERTGMQKIKRRRTADCVVGGFRYASKSTAVGSLLLGLYDADGLLHHVGFTSGFPTDARKALLAKLRPLVEEPGFTGRAPGGPSRWSSERSGEWTPLAPRLVVEVSYDHWSGDRFRHATRFLRWRPDKAPRQCTMGQVVSSSRDPDPPGSAAVAPPDTAAGSRRRAPSTSRRSSAGSRKRAGRR; from the coding sequence GTGAGCCTCCCGCTGCGTCCGCCGTACGCCCCGATGGAGGCGCGGGTCGTCGACGAGATCCCCACCGGCCCCGGCTGGCAGTACGAGCCCAAGTGGGACGGCTTCCGCTGCCTGGCCTTCCGCGACGGCGACCGGATCGAGCTGCAGTCCAAGAGCGGCCAGCCGCTCGCGCGCTACTTCCCGGAGGTCGTCGCGCACCTGCGCGCGCTCTCCGCGCATACCTTCGTGCTCGACGGCGAGCTGGTGATCCCGGTGGATGGCCACCTGTCGTTCGACGATCTCCTGCAGCGCATCCACCCCGCGGCGAGCCGCATCGACCGGTTGTCGCGCGAGCGCCCGGCCGTGCTCATCGTGTTCGATCTGCTGGTGGATGCGGCCGGCCGGTCCCTCGTGGATCGGCCGCTCCGAGAGCGCCGCCCGAGGCTCGAGGCCTTCGCGGCGAAGCATCTGGCCGGCCGGGACGGGCTGCGGCTGTCCCCGGCCACCGAGGACGCGGCCCAGGCCCGCGGGTGGCTCGATACCGCGGGGCCCACGCTCGACGGCATCGTGGCCAAGCGGGTCGACCTGTCGTATCAGACCGGCGAGCGCACCGGCATGCAGAAGATCAAGCGGCGCCGGACCGCCGACTGCGTGGTGGGCGGCTTCCGCTACGCGTCGAAGTCGACGGCGGTGGGCTCGCTGCTGCTGGGGCTCTACGATGCCGACGGCCTGCTCCATCACGTGGGGTTCACCTCGGGCTTCCCGACCGACGCCCGCAAGGCGCTGCTGGCCAAGCTCCGGCCGCTCGTCGAGGAGCCGGGCTTCACCGGGCGCGCGCCGGGCGGGCCCAGCCGGTGGAGCAGCGAGCGATCGGGGGAATGGACGCCGCTGGCCCCGCGCCTGGTCGTGGAGGTGAGCTACGACCACTGGAGCGGCGACCGCTTCCGTCACGCCACCCGCTTCCTGCGCTGGCGCCCGGACAAGGCGCCGCGCCAGTGCACCATGGGCCAGGTGGTTTCTAGTAGCCGCGACCCCGATCCACCAGGTTCAGCAGCGGTTGCCCCTCCAGATACCGCCGCAGGTTCTCGGCGAAGAGCACCGAGCACTTCTCGTCGTAGCTCGGCAGGAAGCCGGAAACGTGCGGGGAGACGATGA